In the Sulfurivermis fontis genome, GGGCAACGTCGGCGCAGTGTGGGCGCTGCTGTTCACCTTCATCGGCATGTTCCTGTTCTCGCTGGTGTGGTCCTTCACCTATTGGCCGCCGGCGCCTTCCACCATGACCGGCGAGCCCAACCTGGCCGGCCTGCAACTGGGGCTGTCCAATGCGGCCACGCTACAGGAGAAATTCGGCGTGCCGGCCATCGTGTTCGGTCTCATCCAGGCCGGCGTGCTCTACGCGATCTACCGTGCCGTGCTGCGCAAGGAGCGGCAGGTGGCGGCGGAACGCGGCGGCTGAGCCGGCAGCGGTTGCAGCGCGCATACGATTCATTCCTGCGCACGGGCACACGACAGATTTCTAACCGCTCGATACATCGAGCCCTGATTGGAGAAATGCACATGGGACTTTTCGGCAAGAAGAAAGAGCCGGCCGCGGTCGAGGCCGGCGGTTCGGTGACCCTGGCGGACGGCAGCACCCACGAGGTGGGCCGCGTGGTGGATGCGGTGGGCGACTCCTGCCCGCGTCCGCAGCTCAAGACCAAGAAGGCGCTGGCGGATGCCGCCCCGGGTACCGTGGTCGAGGTGCGCATCGACAACCCCACCTCGATGGAGGCGATCCCGCCGATGATGCCGGAGGTGGGCGGCACCCATCTCGGCACGGTCAAGGCCGAGCGCTACTGGCGCGTCATCGTGCGCAAGAACTGAGGACGGCGCGATGACTTCCGGCCAATGGCAACTGGGCGTGTTTTCGGCACTGGTGGGAATCACTGCCCTCGCAACCCTGGTCTATGTGCTGGTCGCAGGCC is a window encoding:
- a CDS encoding sulfurtransferase TusA family protein — protein: MGLFGKKKEPAAVEAGGSVTLADGSTHEVGRVVDAVGDSCPRPQLKTKKALADAAPGTVVEVRIDNPTSMEAIPPMMPEVGGTHLGTVKAERYWRVIVRKN